In Candidatus Poribacteria bacterium, the genomic window TCGTAAGCTTCAGTTGAGCGTGACAGGACCTCCACGACGACAGTGGGATTCAGGAGAATGTCAAAAGTATCATCTTCAGCGCGCGGTTCCCCGCAAACAACGACAACATCCGGGTAAAAGTAGGATTCTGTTTGCTGTGCCTTCACCCGCATATCGCTTGCGACGGCTCGGCATTCTCCATCCATCAATTGAATATTAAGATACGTTACTATATTCGCTGTGATGAAATTATGGGCGAAACTTGCGCCGGACATGGCGACTATCTGTCCGTTGATGTATTCATGTTTTGTCGTCGCCTTGCGTTCAAAAGCGAGGTACTCTTCAGGGGTCAGATAGGTTTGTACCGCAAGAGATGACATGCGTACCTCCATAGATTCCATTCCAGATGAGTGGCGATTTCAATCTTGAGATCGCCACTACAAGTTTAACAAAAAACGTGTCTATTCCTCATCATCCTCTGCATAAGAGTGTCCGCTAAAAAT contains:
- a CDS encoding Uma2 family endonuclease, with the protein product MSSLAVQTYLTPEEYLAFERKATTKHEYINGQIVAMSGASFAHNFITANIVTYLNIQLMDGECRAVASDMRVKAQQTESYFYPDVVVVCGEPRAEDDTFDILLNPTVVVEVLSRSTEAYDRGEKFEHYRQIGSLKDYILISQDEVRVEHYCRQESGWMQTEFRELEDVLSLFSIGCELRLQDIYRRVELVAS